One genomic window of Vibrio natriegens NBRC 15636 = ATCC 14048 = DSM 759 includes the following:
- a CDS encoding gluconokinase: MNKKYVVMGVSGCGKSSIGDSLAKSLNIPFFDGDDYHPTENVEKMRNGIPLTDEDRKEWLLTLNALIQEQENLVLACSALKPEYRETLRAGCNDLTFCYLKGDFDTIWARLKAREDHYFQGSAMLESQFNTLIEPTEQEAIYIDINQPPEKVVGDILAKV, encoded by the coding sequence ATGAATAAAAAATATGTCGTTATGGGTGTTTCTGGGTGCGGTAAATCTTCTATCGGTGACTCGCTGGCAAAATCGCTGAACATCCCTTTTTTCGATGGTGATGATTACCATCCAACGGAGAACGTTGAAAAAATGAGGAATGGCATCCCTCTTACCGACGAAGACAGAAAAGAATGGCTGTTAACCTTAAATGCGTTAATACAGGAACAGGAAAACTTGGTACTGGCATGCTCTGCCTTAAAACCAGAATACAGAGAAACATTAAGAGCAGGCTGTAATGATCTCACGTTCTGCTATTTAAAAGGTGATTTTGACACGATATGGGCTCGTCTAAAGGCCAGAGAAGATCACTATTTCCAAGGTTCAGCGATGCTAGAAAGCCAGTTTAATACTCTGATCGAACCCACCGAGCAGGAGGCAATCTATATCGATATCAATCAGCCACCGGAAAAAGTGGTTGGAGATATCCTCGCAAAAGTTTGA